A region of the Halostella limicola genome:
GGAGGTGTTCCTGCCGTACCACTGGGGCGGCGTGTTCAAGGGGAAGGACCTCTCCGACCGCTACCCCGACGGCCTCGAACCGCTCGCGATCGGCGACAGCGTCAACATCATCACCGCGCCGGGGTACGACTCGGAGACCCAGATGCAGGAGACGAAACCCGCGCTGGTGAAGGTGAACCAGGCGACGGAGGACCTGCTGAACGAACTGAACATGGACACCCACCTGCTCAACGAGGGGTTCCCGCAGGACGAGAGCGGCCTCGGCCAGCAGAAGACGTACGACGTCCGGGACCGCCCGTCGGATAGCCACTGACAATGTCATCTAACCAAGAATCCCAGGACCGCGAGGTGATGCGACAGAGCGTCTTCAGCACCGGCGAAGGGACGCGTATCTTCCCGGACGTGGAGGCCTGTATCGACTGCGGCGGCTGCTACGTCGCGTGCAAGCGCACGTGGGACGTGCCCCGCGACGACCAGCGGATCTCGATCTCGACGATGCTGGAGGGGCAGATGGCACAGCCGCCCGAGAACAACCCCAACAGCGGGACGGCGATGAGCGAGGGGCAGGACCCGGGCGAGACGAGCATCCCGATGCAGTGTTACCACTGCGACAACGCGCCCTGCGTCTCCGTCTGTCCCACCGACTCGCTGTTCAAGAACCCGGACAACGAGTTCGTCGAGGTGCGCGACGACCTCTGTATCGGCTGCCAGTACTGCCTCTCGGGGTGTCCGTTCGGCGCGCCGCAGTTCCCCGAGTCCGACGACGGCGGCGCGCAGATCGCAGGGAACGGCGGCGTCATGGACAAGTGCACCATGTGCGAGGAGCGCCAGCTCGAGACGGGGAAGGGGCCGGCCTGCGCCGAGGAGTGCGCCACCGACGCCATCCTCGTCGGGACGGCCGACCAGATCTCGGAGGAACTGGACCGCCGCGGCGAGGCCTCGTTCTTCAACGAGGCGGCCCTGGAGATCATCTTCGGCGAGGAAGACGCCAGGGTGTTCGACCGATGAGCGGCGCGGGCGACGACCGGAACGGCCGGGACGAGGACGCCGACCGCCCGCCCGACGATGAGCGAGTCGCGACCGACGATCCGTACGACGAGCGCGAGCCGGTACGCGAGACGCCGGAAGAGTCCCGGGAGCGACAGAGCCACTATACGGACCCCGACAGCAAGCTCACCGACCGACTCGCCGTCCTCATCAGCGCCGTCGTCGGGCTGGTCGTGACGGGGCTCGCCTACTGGTGGGCGCAGGGGTTCGCCGTGTTCACGGAGAACCTGTACCGCGTCCAGCCGACGATCGAGGGTGGCGGCATCGGTTCGGACTGGAACGCGGGCAACACCGACCCGGCGCTCGACGCGCTGATCGCGCTCATCCACGCGGTCGACGTCATCGCGGGCGTCGGGATCCTGGTGATGGTGTTCCTCCACTGGACGGCGTTCCGACGGCTCGCCGCGCAGATGCGCCAGCCCGGGGAGCGCCGCTCGGACGCGGTCGCCGCGGACGGTGGTCAGGCGTCGTCTGCCGACGCCGGACCGCGGTCGACCGGATCCGACGGCGGAGCGACCGACGCCGATAGCGGAGGTGAGGCCGGATGACCAGCCTCGACCACGGCAAGTTCACGCGGGTCACCACCGTCTTTCACTCGCTGCTGGCGCTCGACGTGTTCATGCTGTTTTTCAGCGGCTACGCCATCATGTTCAACGACGAGCTCTGGTGGCTGGTCGAGGCGCTGGGCGGGTCCATGGGGGTGATCGCCGTCCACCGGATCGCGGGCCTCGGCCTGATCACGCTGACCGTGTTCTGGATGACGCTGCTGATCATCACACCCGGCGGGCGGGACAACTTCGGCGCCGTCCTGCCCGGTCGGGACGACATCGAGGCGGCGATCCAGGACGTGAAGTTCGCGCTGGGCTACGCCGACGAGCGCCACCCCAACGCCCGCCAGTTCGCCGGATACAAGGCCGACGAGGTGCCCCTGCTGTCCTACGTCGGCAAGGGGGTCGTCTGGATCTTCGCGGTGGAGCTGACGCTCTTGATGATCACGGGGCTGCTCATCTGGAGCAAGACCGGCGTCATCAGCCTCTTCACGACGAAGGCCTCCGCGATGGCGTTCGTCGCGTTCCACGGCTTTCTGGGGATCGTCATGCTGATGGGCGTGATGTTCCACATCTTCGAGCACGGCGCGCACCCCGCCTTCTACCCGGTCGAGATGAAGGCGTTCCTGCCGAAGGACGTCACGCCGGAGTACCACGCCGAGGACGAGGACCACGACACGACGGGGATCGAGAACCTCGAACTCTCCCCGACGTGGAACTGGGCCGCGAACCTGCTCGGCCTGCTGGTGGTCGTCGGCATCGTCAGCGTGCTGGTCGGCAGCATCTTCGACGAGACGTACCCGATCCCGCGGGAACTCGCCGTGGGCGGCGGCCCGACGAACCTGCTGCTCACGATCGGCATCAACGTCGGCATCCTCGTGCTGTTCATCGGCCTCGTGCTGTCGATGTACGGCAACGTCATGCGGCGCCGCTACGAGCGCCAACTGGCCGAGGAGCGCCGCGCGACCGCCGCGGACGGGAGCGGCGAGACGAGCGACGACTGACTGCCGCTACCCGGTTTTTCGCGCCCTCTATCGGGTCAGAAGTACTAATTCCTCTGATGCGATACTTGTCGGTATGGGCCACCGCGACCGCCCTGAGCGTCCGCCCGGGCGCGAGACGCGGCCGGCGTACTCGCGAAAGCGGCGGACGTGGTACGGACACGGACAGTTAGCACGGACCGAACTCGACGAGACCGGCCGATTCATCCACGACACGCTGCGACTGTCGGCCGACGTCTTCCTCGGTAGTCTCCCGGTCCTCCTCTTCGTCATGCTGGCCGGCGGTCTGGACGTCTACGGACCGCGGACCGCGCTGCTCGCCGCGATACTCGCGCTGACGCTCGCCGGTACGGCCGTCCGCGGCGGCTGGATACCGCCGCTCGCGACGAGTACGCTCGGCTGGGTCGCACTAACTCCGTCGCTCGTCGCCCTGCGAGTCGTCTACTACAACTTCACGCTGGGCGTCGCGGCGTACGGCGGCGTGGCGGTCGCGACCGCAGTCGAAACCCCGCCCGTCTCGCTCGCTGTCGCCGTTCTCGTCGGCGTCGTGGCGGCGCTCTCGTTCCCGCGCGTCGCCGAGACGACGGCGCGGACGCTCGACCGGTGACCGCGGCTCCGATCCCTGCTTGTTCCTCCGAAATGGTAGGTTTCAGCCCGTGACACGCCGCGTCACGCTTTACTGGCTCGGCGTTCGACGGTAGCGTATGGTAGGGGTCATCTACGATATCGCCAGCGTCATCGTGCTCCTGATCGCCGTCGCCGGCCTCGCGTACGCGATCGGTATCACCGGATCCCCGGGGACCGACGACACGAACCCACGGTGGTCGGGCCTGCTGGTGACGCTGCTCGTCGCGGTGTTCTTAGCAGCGATGATCGGCCCGCTCGTGATGTGAGCGCTCGGCGAGACCGGCCGGTCGCGGCCGCACCGCGACGCCGCCGAGCCTCCGGCTAAAATATATTCTTATAACATATTCCCGCCGATATCTCCTCGTCGGTCGCCTCGTGGAGTTCCGAGAAGGGAGCGTCTCGTCGGTCACCCGTCGCCGTCGACTAGCGCTCGCAGCACGCGCAGGCGAGTCTCGCTGCCGAGCACTTGGAAGGCGTCCCTCGGAGCGTCCGCCTCGCGGGGATCGGACATGCGTGAGAGTCACTCCCCCGCTGGTAATAAGCCCTGTCGTGCGTCGTCGCGCCCGATTCCGTAACCGGTACCGGTTACGAAAGCGCGAGACGGACGGCGGATTTAATAACTCGTAGTCACGACTCTGATGCATGCTCGAGGACGGGTTCGGTCGGGAAGTGACGGGCGTCCGCGTGTCGTTGACCGACCGGTGCAACTTCGACTGCGTCTACTGCCACAACGAGGGGCTGGGGGACACCCGCGGCCCGATGGACCCGCAGGACGACGAGATGACCGCCGACGACGTCGTCCGCTTTCTGGAGGTCGCCGCCGAGTTCGACGTCGACTCCGTGAAGTTCACCGGCGGCGAGCCGATGCTCCGGCAGGACCTAGAGGAGATCATCCGCCGCACGCCCGACGAGATGGAGGTGTCGATGACGACCAACGGC
Encoded here:
- a CDS encoding 4Fe-4S dicluster domain-containing protein; its protein translation is MRQSVFSTGEGTRIFPDVEACIDCGGCYVACKRTWDVPRDDQRISISTMLEGQMAQPPENNPNSGTAMSEGQDPGETSIPMQCYHCDNAPCVSVCPTDSLFKNPDNEFVEVRDDLCIGCQYCLSGCPFGAPQFPESDDGGAQIAGNGGVMDKCTMCEERQLETGKGPACAEECATDAILVGTADQISEELDRRGEASFFNEAALEIIFGEEDARVFDR
- a CDS encoding cytochrome b/b6 domain-containing protein, whose protein sequence is MTSLDHGKFTRVTTVFHSLLALDVFMLFFSGYAIMFNDELWWLVEALGGSMGVIAVHRIAGLGLITLTVFWMTLLIITPGGRDNFGAVLPGRDDIEAAIQDVKFALGYADERHPNARQFAGYKADEVPLLSYVGKGVVWIFAVELTLLMITGLLIWSKTGVISLFTTKASAMAFVAFHGFLGIVMLMGVMFHIFEHGAHPAFYPVEMKAFLPKDVTPEYHAEDEDHDTTGIENLELSPTWNWAANLLGLLVVVGIVSVLVGSIFDETYPIPRELAVGGGPTNLLLTIGINVGILVLFIGLVLSMYGNVMRRRYERQLAEERRATAADGSGETSDD